In a single window of the Candidatus Rokuibacteriota bacterium genome:
- a CDS encoding ATP-binding protein, giving the protein MTPKAAGSTFSMTSEAEHLVRLRKWLRDELAHHGVPKQEQSNLLLAVGELCANSIQHAYEGRGGQPIQVSVRSSADSLVIEVEDFGKPFDADGYETPDLDALPDSGYGLFLVKTIADSLSFDVARERGTRWTMVKYRQGRGPDAKRAQP; this is encoded by the coding sequence GTGACGCCCAAGGCCGCCGGCAGCACGTTCTCCATGACCAGCGAGGCCGAGCATCTCGTGCGACTGCGCAAGTGGCTGCGCGACGAGCTGGCCCACCACGGCGTCCCGAAGCAGGAGCAGTCCAACCTCCTGCTGGCCGTGGGCGAGCTCTGCGCGAACTCCATCCAGCATGCCTACGAAGGCCGGGGCGGCCAGCCCATCCAGGTTTCGGTCCGCTCCTCGGCCGACTCGCTCGTCATCGAGGTCGAGGACTTCGGCAAGCCCTTCGACGCCGACGGGTACGAGACGCCCGATCTCGACGCCTTGCCCGACAGCGGCTACGGGCTCTTCCTGGTCAAGACCATCGCCGACAGCCTCTCGTTCGACGTCGCCCGCGAGCGAGGCACGCGCTGGACCATGGTCAAGTACCGCCAGGGCCGGGGACCCGACGCCAAGAGGGCCCAGCCGTGA
- a CDS encoding STAS domain-containing protein, giving the protein MDIDVTQADGVTVVAPRGDLDMATVDPVRRTLASLIDRGQSRLLVDLGGVGYIDSSGMGALVAAMKQARAAGGDVRLCTLQEDVRAIFEMTRLIKVMSIHPTRQEALASWR; this is encoded by the coding sequence ATGGACATCGACGTAACGCAGGCGGACGGGGTGACGGTGGTTGCGCCGCGCGGGGATCTCGACATGGCCACGGTGGACCCGGTCAGGCGCACGCTCGCGAGTCTCATCGACCGCGGGCAGTCCCGCCTCCTGGTGGACTTGGGCGGCGTCGGCTACATCGACAGCTCCGGCATGGGCGCCCTGGTCGCCGCCATGAAGCAGGCGCGCGCCGCAGGGGGCGACGTCAGGCTCTGCACCCTGCAGGAGGACGTTCGCGCCATCTTCGAGATGACCCGCCTCATCAAGGTCATGAGCATCCACCCGACACGCCAGGAGGCGCTGGCCTCTTGGCGGTGA